AGATCCTCCCGGTGTAGTAAAAATTATCTCATCAGCTATCAACCAAGAACCGATCAGAAAGATTGCTAGGATCAAGATAGTAGTTTTTTTCATATAATTAACTCCTATTACAATTTTTTGTACTGAAAAGGGTACTAGATATTATCAGTCAAGAAATTTATGACATGTAAAATCATCATAATTCAGAGAATAATAGCTTGGTTTTTATTTCAGCATCAGCATCTTACGGGTAGCTCGATAATCATCAGTCTGTAGTGTATAGAAATACAAGCCGCTTCCGACTAATCTCCCAAGATCATCTTTACCATCCCAGAGAACCGTATGCGGACCATCCTGCATCCGTGTTTCTAATAAACTCTTAACAAGCTGACC
This Candidatus Cloacimonadota bacterium DNA region includes the following protein-coding sequences:
- a CDS encoding T9SS type A sorting domain-containing protein, whose amino-acid sequence is TGNFFDMTSVEEIPEGVPYVTALHGNYPNPFNPETRISFTLGKESEVKILIYNIRGQLVKSLLETRMQDGPHTVLWDGKDDLGRLVGSGLYFYTLQTDDYRATRKMLMLK